The Prevotella melaninogenica ATCC 25845 genome includes a window with the following:
- a CDS encoding cation diffusion facilitator family transporter has protein sequence MSNKIERSSQEKRTAFVVVFAFCVMLAEIVVGLSSYSMALFADGVHMGSHVLVIGLNWAAYVLVRYLQNKGATHYNTEKILNLAAFTSGIFLILTAIFIIVEAVERLSSHGEIHNYELALTTAGIGLVANTISASILHGHHGTADYNSHAAYLHVLSDALTEIGAIIGILCAMFWNITWIDSAVAVVSALVVLRWAKRLLWDTGRSLTML, from the coding sequence ATGTCAAACAAGATAGAACGTTCTTCACAAGAAAAACGTACTGCCTTTGTGGTAGTCTTCGCTTTCTGTGTTATGCTTGCTGAAATTGTTGTGGGACTATCTTCCTACTCAATGGCACTCTTTGCAGATGGCGTTCACATGGGTTCACACGTATTGGTTATCGGACTCAATTGGGCAGCCTACGTGTTAGTACGCTACCTACAAAACAAGGGTGCAACCCATTACAATACAGAAAAGATACTAAACTTAGCTGCTTTCACAAGTGGTATATTTCTGATTCTCACAGCTATCTTTATTATCGTAGAAGCAGTAGAACGATTATCTTCACATGGAGAAATCCACAACTATGAATTGGCATTAACAACAGCAGGAATAGGTTTGGTAGCAAACACTATTAGTGCTTCAATCCTTCATGGACATCATGGTACAGCAGACTACAATAGCCATGCAGCCTACCTCCATGTCCTTTCAGATGCTCTAACAGAGATTGGAGCAATCATCGGAATACTCTGTGCCATGTTTTGGAACATTACTTGGATTGACTCAGCTGTAGCTGTTGTCAGCGCATTGGTTGTTCTCCGTTGGGCAAAACGATTATTATGGGATACTGGCAGATCGCTAACAATGTTATAG
- a CDS encoding peptidylprolyl isomerase translates to MAALGKIRSKGGILVGAIGLALFAFLAGDAARSCDGIKGEARQQIGEILGKKISVQDYQKLIDEYQSAIKFTMQRDNLTDQELKQVEDQVWQQLVSNRVIEADAEKVGLTVTEKEIQNVLNEGTNPMLVQTPFVNQQTGRFDVNALKQFFDSYNKAKAAKSPQVEQMQPIYDYWLFVEKNLRAQLLGQKYQALLASCVLSNKAEAKMAFKDNNEESQIQLASLAYSTVKDADVKVTDDDLKAKYAELKPAFRQNVETRDIKFVDFQIKASAADRSQVVKEMNDFQKQLASAADPAAVVSKSGSEIPYLGLPVSNKAYQQYPDIASKIDSLSVGTTGVVENAQDNTLNIIRVLSKAQLADSIQFRQINIAAATPDEARAKADSIQKALAGGADFDALAKRYGQTGEKVWFTGQQYEMAPSMNQDNRTFINALLNGEVNATQNLALTQGNIILQVLDKKAFTTKTTAAVIKKVVDFSKATRSNAYNKFSEFVAKSSTVADLEKNAPKSGYQVQSLNDISTAEHYVGGIPGTHDALKWLFEAKQGEVSPLYECGNNDHLLVIALTAVHPQGYRSWDDAQVKEILKREVIKDKKAEKLMAKLKGVNSIAAAQAKGAKVSSVNQITFAAPAFVQATGSVEPALSGAVAGTAAGKFSKAPVKGNAGVYVFQVVKKSMRAGSKYDETLVMQQAAQANMQLVGNFMQDLILKAKVVDNRYLFF, encoded by the coding sequence ATGGCAGCATTAGGAAAAATTAGAAGCAAAGGCGGCATACTGGTAGGCGCTATCGGTCTTGCCTTGTTTGCATTCTTAGCTGGAGATGCAGCTCGCTCGTGTGATGGAATCAAGGGCGAAGCGCGTCAGCAGATTGGAGAAATCTTGGGCAAAAAGATTAGTGTCCAGGATTATCAGAAGTTGATTGATGAGTATCAGTCTGCAATTAAGTTTACTATGCAGCGTGATAATCTCACCGATCAGGAACTTAAACAAGTAGAGGACCAAGTTTGGCAGCAGCTTGTAAGCAATCGTGTTATCGAGGCTGACGCAGAGAAGGTTGGTCTTACTGTAACAGAGAAAGAGATTCAGAACGTATTGAATGAGGGTACTAATCCAATGTTGGTTCAGACTCCATTCGTGAACCAGCAGACTGGTCGTTTTGATGTAAATGCTCTAAAGCAGTTCTTTGATAGCTATAACAAGGCTAAGGCTGCAAAGTCTCCACAGGTAGAGCAGATGCAGCCTATCTATGACTATTGGCTCTTTGTAGAGAAGAATCTTCGTGCTCAGTTGCTCGGTCAGAAGTATCAGGCACTGCTCGCAAGTTGTGTTCTCTCAAACAAGGCTGAGGCTAAGATGGCTTTCAAGGATAATAACGAGGAAAGTCAGATTCAACTTGCTTCTTTGGCTTACAGCACTGTAAAGGATGCTGATGTTAAGGTGACAGACGATGACCTCAAGGCTAAGTATGCAGAGTTGAAGCCAGCTTTCCGCCAGAATGTTGAGACACGTGATATCAAGTTTGTTGACTTCCAGATTAAGGCAAGTGCTGCAGACCGCAGTCAGGTTGTTAAGGAGATGAACGACTTCCAGAAGCAACTCGCTTCTGCAGCAGATCCTGCTGCTGTTGTTAGCAAGAGTGGTTCTGAGATTCCTTATCTTGGTCTTCCTGTAAGTAACAAGGCTTATCAGCAGTATCCTGACATTGCATCAAAGATTGATTCACTTTCTGTAGGTACAACTGGTGTTGTTGAAAACGCTCAGGACAATACTTTGAATATTATCCGTGTACTTTCTAAGGCACAGTTGGCAGACTCAATCCAGTTCCGTCAGATTAATATTGCAGCTGCAACTCCTGATGAGGCACGTGCTAAGGCAGACTCAATCCAGAAGGCATTGGCTGGTGGTGCTGATTTTGATGCACTTGCAAAGCGTTATGGTCAGACTGGTGAGAAGGTATGGTTTACTGGTCAGCAGTACGAGATGGCTCCAAGTATGAATCAAGACAACCGTACATTTATAAATGCTCTGCTCAATGGTGAGGTGAATGCAACACAGAATCTTGCTCTTACGCAGGGTAACATTATCCTTCAGGTACTTGATAAGAAGGCCTTTACAACAAAGACAACTGCTGCTGTTATTAAGAAGGTCGTAGACTTCTCTAAGGCTACACGCAGCAATGCTTACAATAAGTTCTCTGAGTTTGTTGCTAAGAGTTCTACTGTAGCTGACCTTGAGAAGAATGCTCCTAAGTCTGGTTATCAGGTTCAGTCACTCAATGACATCTCTACGGCTGAGCACTATGTTGGTGGTATTCCTGGTACACATGACGCGCTGAAGTGGCTCTTCGAGGCTAAGCAGGGTGAGGTGTCACCTCTCTATGAGTGTGGTAATAATGATCACCTCTTGGTTATCGCTTTGACTGCTGTTCATCCACAGGGCTATCGTTCATGGGATGATGCACAGGTAAAGGAAATCCTCAAACGTGAGGTTATTAAAGATAAGAAGGCTGAGAAACTCATGGCTAAGCTCAAGGGTGTAAACTCTATTGCAGCAGCTCAGGCTAAGGGGGCTAAGGTTTCTTCTGTTAATCAGATTACATTTGCAGCTCCAGCATTCGTACAAGCAACTGGTTCTGTAGAGCCAGCTCTCTCAGGTGCAGTTGCAGGTACAGCAGCAGGCAAGTTCTCTAAGGCTCCTGTAAAGGGTAATGCTGGTGTTTATGTGTTCCAGGTAGTAAAGAAGTCTATGCGTGCAGGTTCTAAGTACGATGAGACTTTGGTAATGCAGCAGGCTGCTCAGGCAAATATGCAGTTGGTTGGTAACTTTATGCAGGATCTAATCCTTAAGGCAAAGGTTGTTGATAACCGCTACCTCTTCTTCTAA
- a CDS encoding DUF4105 domain-containing protein yields MKKGLLYIVLTFILSVVNATAGAQSMTNPDRIQISLLTCSPGKEVWAQYGHTAIRYYDKESGEDLAINYGIFSLNQTYFIPRFVLGMTDYRMGVQPMDMFLAQYSYEGRGVVEQVLNLSAEDKEVIYKALQENMKPENVVYRYNYFFDNCTTRARDMLVNHLHGKVVYPPAEEDATFRSMIHKWNNKYEWSQFGEDLLLGVNADRKTTKSEQQFLPENLRSDFDKARYNGKPLVKETNILLDAETEVAEPAFPLSPLSIALIFAVISLVMMLFSYRRQQVYWAWDLALMLTSGLMGIIFFVMIFSQHPCVSLNFILLFFNPLPLFFLYSTIKKKKVIWWKIWGVFIILGLFGSLFQEIPLPILIVASFLLLHCIVHLRINKAVAPTVSSSKK; encoded by the coding sequence ATGAAAAAGGGATTATTATATATTGTACTGACTTTCATCCTGTCTGTTGTTAACGCTACAGCGGGGGCTCAGTCTATGACTAATCCTGATCGTATTCAAATATCCCTTTTGACTTGTTCACCCGGTAAAGAAGTTTGGGCACAATATGGTCATACCGCTATTCGATATTACGACAAAGAAAGCGGAGAAGACCTTGCCATCAACTATGGTATTTTCTCCCTCAACCAAACATACTTTATCCCTCGTTTTGTTCTTGGTATGACAGACTATCGCATGGGAGTTCAACCTATGGATATGTTCCTTGCTCAATATAGTTATGAAGGGCGAGGAGTTGTCGAACAGGTTCTTAATTTATCAGCTGAAGATAAAGAGGTTATCTATAAAGCTTTGCAGGAGAATATGAAGCCTGAAAATGTAGTTTATCGCTACAACTACTTCTTTGACAACTGTACCACAAGGGCACGTGATATGCTCGTCAATCACCTCCATGGAAAGGTTGTTTATCCACCAGCAGAAGAAGATGCAACGTTCCGTTCTATGATACATAAATGGAACAATAAATATGAATGGTCACAATTCGGAGAAGACCTCCTACTCGGTGTGAATGCTGATCGTAAGACAACAAAGTCTGAACAGCAGTTTCTTCCTGAGAACTTAAGGAGTGACTTTGACAAAGCAAGATACAACGGAAAGCCTTTAGTAAAGGAGACTAACATACTATTAGATGCTGAAACAGAAGTGGCAGAACCAGCTTTTCCACTTTCTCCGCTATCTATAGCACTCATATTTGCAGTTATCAGTCTTGTAATGATGCTCTTTAGCTATCGTAGACAGCAGGTTTATTGGGCGTGGGACTTAGCTTTAATGCTTACATCGGGGCTCATGGGAATTATCTTCTTCGTTATGATTTTCTCACAACATCCATGTGTTAGCCTGAATTTCATCCTATTATTCTTTAATCCTTTACCATTGTTCTTCCTTTATAGTACAATTAAAAAGAAGAAGGTAATATGGTGGAAAATATGGGGAGTCTTTATCATTTTAGGACTTTTCGGAAGTTTATTCCAAGAAATACCACTGCCAATATTAATTGTGGCATCATTCTTGCTATTACATTGTATAGTACATTTGCGGATTAATAAAGCGGTTGCACCAACCGTGAGTAGTTCAAAGAAATAA
- a CDS encoding hemolysin family protein, whose product MDINLIIGIIITMVLSAFFSGMEIAFVASNRLLAEMDKEKNGIAQKCLTIYYNNPNGFVSTMLVGNNIVLVMYGIFFAQIFDTTLFASFDSATRVILDTLASTLVILFTGEFLPKTLFKSNPNRLLTFFAPLAYVFFIILWPISRFATFLARVLLRLVGVKMDEKESDGTFTRVDLDHLVQSTIENAKNEDEIEDEVKIFQNALEFQDTKVRDCMVPRTEIKAVEENCSLEELQQMFIESGNSKIVVYEGDIDHIKGYIHSSEMFRSPKNWKDHIRQMPFVPETMAAHKLMQVFLLQKKSLGVVVDEFGGTSGIVSLEDIVEEIFGDIEDEHDNTKYIAKQINDNEYVLSARLEIDKVNEMFNLDLPENDDYMTVGGLLLHVYQSFPKLNEIITVGQYEFKIIKNTMTKIELVRLKVNGTE is encoded by the coding sequence TTGGATATAAATTTAATTATAGGAATTATAATAACAATGGTACTCTCTGCATTCTTTTCAGGAATGGAGATTGCCTTTGTTGCAAGTAATCGTCTTCTTGCGGAGATGGATAAGGAGAAGAATGGTATTGCACAAAAGTGTCTAACCATTTATTATAATAATCCGAATGGTTTTGTATCTACGATGCTTGTAGGTAACAACATTGTTCTTGTTATGTATGGTATCTTCTTTGCTCAGATATTTGATACGACACTGTTTGCATCGTTTGATTCAGCAACGCGTGTGATATTAGATACTTTAGCATCAACACTCGTCATTCTTTTTACAGGAGAGTTCTTACCTAAGACCTTGTTTAAGAGCAATCCTAACCGCTTACTTACCTTTTTTGCCCCATTGGCATATGTCTTTTTTATTATTCTTTGGCCTATTAGTCGCTTTGCAACCTTTCTTGCGCGAGTCCTTTTGCGTCTTGTTGGTGTAAAGATGGATGAGAAAGAGTCTGATGGTACGTTTACGAGAGTAGATCTTGACCACCTCGTACAGAGTACTATTGAGAATGCTAAGAACGAAGATGAGATAGAAGACGAGGTAAAGATATTCCAAAATGCCTTGGAATTTCAAGATACGAAAGTGCGTGATTGCATGGTGCCACGTACTGAGATTAAGGCTGTTGAAGAGAATTGCTCGCTCGAAGAACTACAGCAAATGTTCATAGAAAGTGGTAACTCTAAGATAGTTGTTTATGAAGGGGATATCGATCATATAAAGGGTTATATTCACTCTTCAGAGATGTTCCGTTCTCCAAAGAACTGGAAAGACCATATCCGACAAATGCCGTTTGTGCCAGAAACGATGGCTGCACATAAACTTATGCAGGTTTTCCTTCTCCAAAAGAAAAGCTTGGGAGTGGTTGTGGACGAGTTTGGCGGTACCAGCGGTATTGTTTCATTGGAAGATATCGTAGAGGAAATCTTCGGCGACATTGAGGACGAGCATGACAATACAAAGTATATTGCAAAGCAGATAAATGATAACGAGTATGTCCTTTCGGCACGTTTGGAAATTGATAAAGTGAACGAAATGTTCAATCTTGATTTGCCAGAGAATGATGATTATATGACAGTCGGAGGCTTATTGTTACACGTCTATCAGAGTTTTCCAAAACTAAACGAAATCATTACAGTTGGGCAATACGAGTTTAAGATAATCAAGAATACCATGACAAAAATAGAACTCGTACGGCTAAAAGTCAATGGTACAGAGTAA
- a CDS encoding Cof-type HAD-IIB family hydrolase, whose amino-acid sequence MAIKAAFFDIDGTLVSFKTHQIPASTIKAIEQAKEQGVKIFISTGRPVAIINNIDAIRHLIDGYITFNGARSFVGEEDITLMPIPETEVRAMIEDANRRDYAVLVCGRDVVALHNHKPIFDEIFVQALGVNNIDINKPVEPLLSQSVLQLTPFFSEEDEKAISPSMPHCVSARWHPSFTDITVQGADKGNALKQMSKHLGIGLEECIAFGDGGNDMTILQTAGIGVAMGNAYEGIKAVADYVTTSVDEDGIRNAFIHFGIINN is encoded by the coding sequence ATGGCAATAAAAGCTGCATTCTTCGACATAGATGGTACGTTAGTATCCTTTAAGACGCATCAGATTCCAGCATCTACGATAAAGGCTATTGAGCAGGCAAAAGAACAAGGCGTGAAGATTTTCATCTCCACCGGACGCCCTGTAGCCATTATTAATAACATTGATGCCATCCGACATCTTATTGATGGATATATCACCTTTAATGGTGCACGTTCCTTTGTTGGCGAAGAAGATATCACTTTGATGCCTATTCCCGAAACCGAGGTACGAGCAATGATTGAGGATGCTAATCGTCGCGACTATGCTGTTTTGGTATGTGGTCGAGATGTTGTTGCACTTCATAATCATAAACCTATCTTTGACGAAATCTTCGTCCAAGCCTTGGGTGTTAACAATATCGATATCAATAAACCTGTAGAGCCACTGCTTAGCCAATCCGTTCTGCAGCTAACTCCTTTCTTTAGTGAAGAAGATGAGAAGGCCATTTCTCCATCAATGCCACACTGTGTATCAGCACGTTGGCATCCAAGTTTCACCGATATTACTGTACAAGGAGCTGACAAAGGGAACGCATTGAAGCAGATGTCAAAGCACCTTGGTATCGGTTTGGAAGAATGTATTGCCTTCGGTGATGGTGGCAATGACATGACGATTCTCCAAACAGCCGGTATCGGTGTCGCAATGGGAAATGCCTATGAAGGAATAAAAGCTGTAGCTGACTATGTCACAACAAGTGTAGATGAAGACGGTATACGTAATGCCTTCATTCATTTCGGAATTATAAACAACTAA
- a CDS encoding membrane protein, which yields MKKIIAAAFLAGLAVQVSAQSGTNSPYSQYGLGALASQATSFNRGMNGLAYGFHERNQVNYANPASYASVDSLSFIFDAGVSLQLTNFEENGNKVNAKNADIEYVVASFRAFKHVGVSFGLLPYTNVGYNFSNTQNVNAFPSTSSVNATYSNAYNGSGGLHLVYLGAGWEPFKGFSFGANIGYLWGTLNRNSTNTYSDSYVNTLSKNYSAQVKSYKVDFGAQYTYAVDKKNELTLGLTYSLGHNLGTEAECNLISTNSQTSISDTTRYVVSNSLELPHTFGVGLMWNHNNRLKFGVDYQLQKWAKLKYPQLTTVNGTTSYNLVDGQFNDRHKFTLGGDYCKGERYRGFFSRMHYRAGFSYASPYLKINGVDGPRELSASLGVGIPILNAYNNRSMLNISAEWVNQSVTGMIKENMFRINVGFTFNERWFAKFKVE from the coding sequence ATGAAAAAGATAATTGCAGCAGCGTTCCTTGCAGGTCTTGCAGTACAGGTGTCAGCTCAAAGCGGAACTAACTCTCCATATAGTCAGTATGGATTAGGTGCTTTGGCATCTCAGGCAACAAGTTTTAATCGTGGTATGAACGGATTGGCATACGGATTTCATGAGCGTAATCAGGTGAACTATGCGAACCCTGCTTCATACGCTTCTGTTGACTCTCTTTCATTCATATTTGATGCAGGTGTTAGCCTTCAGTTGACTAATTTTGAGGAAAATGGTAACAAGGTAAATGCTAAGAATGCTGATATTGAATACGTTGTTGCGTCATTCAGAGCTTTTAAGCATGTGGGTGTTAGCTTTGGTCTTTTACCTTATACAAATGTAGGTTACAACTTTAGTAACACTCAAAATGTCAATGCTTTCCCAAGTACATCTTCTGTAAATGCTACGTATTCCAATGCTTATAATGGTAGTGGTGGTTTACATCTTGTTTATTTAGGTGCTGGTTGGGAGCCTTTTAAGGGTTTCTCATTTGGTGCGAATATTGGTTACTTGTGGGGAACATTGAATCGTAATTCGACAAATACCTATAGTGACAGTTATGTTAATACATTGTCAAAGAATTACTCTGCACAGGTAAAAAGCTACAAGGTTGACTTCGGTGCACAATATACTTATGCTGTAGATAAGAAGAATGAGCTGACCTTGGGTCTTACTTACTCTCTTGGACATAATTTAGGGACAGAGGCTGAGTGTAATTTGATTTCAACAAATTCACAAACAAGCATTTCTGATACAACTCGTTATGTTGTATCAAACTCTCTTGAACTGCCTCATACTTTCGGAGTTGGTTTGATGTGGAATCATAATAACCGTCTGAAGTTCGGTGTTGACTATCAGTTGCAGAAGTGGGCTAAGCTAAAGTACCCACAATTAACCACAGTCAATGGTACAACAAGCTATAATCTCGTTGATGGACAATTCAATGATCGTCATAAGTTCACATTAGGTGGTGACTACTGCAAGGGCGAACGCTATCGTGGTTTCTTTAGTCGTATGCACTATCGAGCAGGTTTTAGCTATGCCAGTCCTTATCTAAAGATTAATGGTGTAGACGGTCCACGCGAGCTTTCTGCAAGCCTTGGAGTTGGTATTCCAATCCTCAATGCTTACAATAATCGCAGTATGTTGAATATCAGTGCAGAGTGGGTGAACCAGAGTGTTACGGGAATGATTAAGGAAAATATGTTCCGTATCAACGTTGGTTTCACATTTAATGAGCGCTGGTTTGCTAAGTTCAAGGTTGAATAA
- a CDS encoding AMP-binding protein, whose product MEKIPSFNELIEKSIIEHWDRDALTDYKGKTLQYHDVARKIEKLHIMFEASGVKRGDKIALCGRNSSAWAASFLAVLTYGAVAVPILHEFMPEQIHNIVNHSDAKLLFVGDVVVTQIDAMKMPNLEGIIYIPDYSLVVSRTDKLTYAREHLNEEFGRRYPKYFRPEHIHYYREQSPDELALINYTSGTTGRSKGVMLPYRSLWSNADFAKHVLGHVIKPGDNVISILPMAHMYGMSFEFIYEFLSGVHIYYLTRIPSPAIISQALQEVKPVIMIAVPLVIEKIIRKKVFPKIQNNRMRLLLNMPVINKKVRAKIREQVYQAFGGNLYEIIIGGAALNGEIESFLRRIEFPYTVGYGATECGPIICYRDWKTFKQGSCGQAALHQEVRINSSDPVNVPGEILTKGPNVLLGYYKNEEDTGQTIDKDGWFHTGDLGLMDEDGNVFIKGRSKNMLLGSNGQNIYPEEIEDKLNSLPLVSECLVIQSGEKLIALVHPDYDEAQNLGLNADDLKNIMEENRTQLNTIVPAYCKVAEIRIQEEEFEKTPKKSIKRFLYTE is encoded by the coding sequence ATGGAAAAGATTCCGAGTTTTAATGAATTAATAGAGAAGAGTATCATCGAACATTGGGACCGTGATGCTCTAACAGATTATAAAGGCAAGACCCTTCAATATCATGATGTTGCAAGAAAGATTGAAAAGTTGCACATTATGTTTGAGGCAAGTGGTGTAAAACGTGGTGATAAGATAGCACTCTGTGGAAGAAACTCTTCTGCTTGGGCTGCTTCTTTCCTTGCAGTACTCACTTATGGTGCGGTAGCTGTGCCTATCTTGCATGAGTTTATGCCAGAGCAGATTCATAACATTGTCAATCACTCAGATGCAAAACTTCTTTTTGTAGGTGATGTCGTTGTGACTCAGATTGACGCCATGAAGATGCCAAACTTGGAGGGAATTATTTATATTCCAGATTACTCATTGGTAGTAAGTCGTACGGATAAGTTGACTTATGCACGTGAACATCTCAATGAGGAGTTTGGACGTCGTTACCCTAAGTACTTCCGTCCAGAGCATATACATTACTATCGTGAGCAGAGTCCAGACGAACTTGCTTTGATAAATTATACCAGTGGAACCACAGGTCGCTCTAAAGGTGTAATGCTTCCATACCGTTCTTTATGGAGCAATGCTGATTTTGCTAAGCATGTTTTAGGCCATGTAATTAAGCCCGGAGATAATGTTATCAGTATTCTTCCAATGGCTCACATGTATGGAATGTCTTTCGAGTTTATCTATGAGTTCCTCTCAGGTGTTCACATTTACTATTTGACACGTATCCCTTCTCCTGCTATTATCTCTCAAGCACTTCAAGAGGTAAAGCCTGTTATTATGATTGCTGTACCTTTGGTAATTGAGAAGATTATTCGTAAGAAGGTATTCCCAAAGATTCAGAACAATCGTATGCGTCTTCTGCTGAATATGCCAGTAATTAATAAGAAGGTACGTGCAAAGATTCGTGAGCAGGTATATCAGGCCTTTGGTGGTAATCTTTACGAGATTATTATTGGTGGAGCAGCTCTCAATGGTGAAATCGAGAGTTTCTTACGTCGCATAGAGTTCCCATATACTGTAGGTTATGGTGCAACAGAATGTGGTCCAATTATCTGTTATCGTGATTGGAAGACCTTTAAGCAAGGCTCTTGTGGTCAGGCAGCTTTACACCAGGAAGTACGTATCAATAGTTCTGATCCAGTAAACGTACCAGGTGAAATCTTGACCAAGGGACCTAATGTTCTTCTTGGTTACTATAAGAATGAAGAAGATACAGGTCAGACGATTGACAAGGATGGTTGGTTCCATACTGGTGACCTTGGTTTGATGGATGAGGATGGTAACGTCTTTATTAAGGGACGTTCTAAGAATATGCTTCTTGGAAGTAATGGGCAAAATATCTACCCAGAGGAGATTGAGGATAAACTTAATTCTCTGCCTCTCGTAAGTGAATGTTTAGTTATTCAGAGTGGTGAAAAGCTTATTGCCTTAGTTCATCCTGATTATGACGAAGCTCAGAACTTAGGACTCAATGCGGATGACCTCAAGAATATTATGGAGGAAAACCGCACACAGTTGAATACAATTGTACCAGCTTACTGCAAGGTTGCTGAGATACGTATTCAAGAAGAGGAGTTTGAAAAGACACCAAAGAAGTCAATCAAGCGATTCTTATACACAGAATAA
- the trmB gene encoding tRNA (guanosine(46)-N7)-methyltransferase TrmB, translating into MSKGKLKKFAEMETFKNVFQYPYGVISEVPFEMRGHWREQYFHNDNPIVLELGCGKGEYTVGLARVYPNINFIGVDIKGARIYTGAKQALEEGLDNVAFLRTSIEIIDRFFSEDEVQEIWLTFSDPQMKNVHKRLTSTFFMNRYRRFLIDGGIVHLKTDSNFLFTYTTYMVNVNQLPVLFRTEDLYGNELSEGRVAENQMDEKTREILGIHTYYENQWIERGLNIKYMKFQLPREGELVEPDVEIELDDYRSFKRTKRSGLTTSK; encoded by the coding sequence ATGAGTAAAGGTAAGTTAAAGAAATTTGCAGAGATGGAAACGTTTAAGAACGTTTTCCAATATCCTTATGGCGTTATCAGTGAAGTTCCATTTGAAATGAGAGGGCATTGGCGTGAACAGTATTTCCATAACGATAACCCGATTGTACTTGAGTTGGGATGTGGTAAGGGTGAATATACTGTTGGTTTGGCACGTGTTTACCCTAATATCAACTTTATTGGCGTTGATATCAAGGGTGCTCGTATCTATACAGGTGCTAAACAAGCTTTGGAAGAAGGGTTGGATAATGTAGCTTTCTTGCGTACCAGCATTGAGATTATCGACCGTTTCTTTAGCGAAGATGAGGTGCAAGAGATATGGCTTACCTTCTCGGACCCTCAGATGAAGAACGTGCATAAGCGTCTGACTTCTACCTTCTTCATGAATCGTTATCGTCGTTTCTTGATAGATGGTGGTATTGTTCATCTTAAGACGGATTCAAACTTCCTCTTTACATATACTACCTACATGGTTAATGTGAACCAATTGCCAGTTCTGTTCCGTACAGAAGACCTCTATGGTAATGAGTTAAGCGAGGGTAGGGTAGCTGAGAATCAGATGGATGAGAAGACACGTGAGATTCTTGGTATTCATACTTATTATGAGAATCAATGGATTGAACGTGGATTGAACATCAAGTATATGAAGTTCCAGTTACCAAGAGAAGGTGAACTGGTAGAGCCAGATGTTGAGATTGAACTTGATGATTACCGCTCATTTAAGCGCACGAAACGCAGTGGATTGACTACGAGTAAGTAG
- a CDS encoding LPS export ABC transporter periplasmic protein LptC: protein MRSSLYSFFIGLVLFTASYAMVSCSEEREHTAPAIHDRDSVPVMTTYGVNTLISDSGVIKYRIVTERWEINENRRPSRWTFNKGILLTQFDLKKHVVGYIQCDSAVYFDKDRRWELRGRVRILTAQGLNFYSNELYWDERNHEMWSYSYSHLKTPDKELQGNWFHSDEQMTNYEIRQTKGWGIFSNNEFMSPAGSPPFTPIDTTRVDSMKGPVVKQK, encoded by the coding sequence ATGCGTTCAAGCCTTTATTCATTTTTTATTGGATTAGTATTATTTACAGCGAGCTATGCTATGGTTTCCTGTTCGGAGGAACGTGAGCATACCGCTCCTGCTATTCATGACCGTGACTCTGTGCCGGTTATGACAACATATGGTGTCAATACACTTATCTCAGATTCAGGCGTTATCAAATATCGTATTGTTACTGAGCGTTGGGAAATTAATGAGAATAGAAGACCTTCACGTTGGACTTTCAATAAAGGAATTCTACTTACTCAGTTTGATTTGAAGAAACATGTAGTGGGTTATATTCAATGTGACTCTGCTGTTTACTTTGATAAGGACCGTCGTTGGGAACTAAGAGGGCGTGTAAGAATCCTTACAGCGCAAGGTCTTAATTTCTATAGCAATGAACTCTATTGGGATGAGCGTAACCATGAGATGTGGTCATATTCTTATTCACACCTCAAGACACCTGATAAGGAATTGCAAGGAAACTGGTTCCATAGCGATGAGCAGATGACAAATTACGAGATACGACAGACAAAGGGGTGGGGCATCTTCTCTAATAATGAGTTTATGTCGCCTGCTGGCTCTCCTCCCTTTACGCCTATTGATACCACACGTGTTGACAGCATGAAAGGTCCTGTAGTTAAACAAAAGTAA